The following nucleotide sequence is from bacterium.
TTTTGCGTCATCGAAACATCGAGACTGCATATTTTATTTTTTTTGTTAGTAAGATTGATGACAAAAGCAGGATTTTTACCCACACTTAAAGGTGAAATGGCTTCAACAAGCTCCTGTGTATGCGAGTTCACTAAAGTAATAACAGGTTTGGAACCCAGCAAATCAAAACGTGTTAAAAGGTATATAAGGCCGCCTAAAAGCGCCACCACTAAAAGGGGCAAAAGAATAAACGAATAATTGGTTTTTTTGCGCGGTGCATCCTGTAAAAAAAGGCTCATATTTTCTCCATATTTTAGTGGTTCAAAGAGGAACTGGCCCATTCTGTTTAAAATTTTTAAAAGGTCAAGAAAGGAAAAGGAATAATTGCGGTATTTGCCCTCCTCGGTTACAATAAAAAAATAACCAGGCCACAGGCCGTTGACGGGGAGGCTCCAGCCCCGCTTTGCGGGATGGAGGGGGCAACGTGAGCCCCTATAATTAACTTATGCGTGATCACTTAAAACAATACATTGAAGAGTCTAAAACACCCCAAGTAAGAGGTTTAAGAATATTGCTTGAATACTTTTACGCCATGGAAATTTTTAAACCTATTACCGATTCGGGGGCTAAAATTGTATCTGTGTTTGGATCGGCCCGTCTTAAACCACACGATGAAGAGTATAAAAAGGCCCGTAAACTTGGCGAGCTCCTCTTTAACCGAGGCTATGCTGTAGTTACGGGTGCCAGCTTTGGCATTATGCAGGCCGCTAACGAAGGTATTGCCGATGGCATTATTAAAAAGCTCTCTAAAAGTAAAAAATACAAAAGTGAAAAGGCTCTTATTAACTCTACTGAGTACAAAGAAATGATTAAGCGTTATTCGGTAGGTTTAAAAATTTCACTTCCTTTTGAACCACACAACAATCCCTTTGTTGGAGTATCGGCTACATTCCACTATTTTATGGTGCGTAAATTCTTTTTTGGCACTCTTTCTAAAGCTTTTATTGCTTGTGAAGGTGGCTGGGGAACACGAGATGAATTATTTGAAGTATTAACACTGGTGCAAACCGGAAAAGCCCCTCTTATGCCCATATCCTACATTACTCCCGATCCCGAACATATTTTGTTTGATATTCAGTATGCTGCTAAAAAAGGTTACATTAATCACGAAGATATTTGGCTTTTGGATGTTGTGTCGGATTATCGTGAATCAGTAAAACTGGTAGATAATTTTTATAGAGTAGTTAATAAAATTGAATACGATAAAAATAATAATATTGTGCTTACCTTGCGCCATACCGTAAATGCTGCCGATAAAAAAATAGTCCAACATTTCTTAGCCAAAAAATCAAAAAGCATCTTTAAATCTGCTCTTTTTAAAGAAAACCAAATTATTTTAACCGGGTTTAATTTTAGATCGTACGGCTATTTAAAAAAGCTCATTCAAGAGCTAGAATAGTTTTTGGTTGCTGGACAGCCTGTACATTGGGTTGAGAATTAGTTTGAGATGATGTTTTCGGTTCTACATCAACAGCCAATATAATATCACACATCACTTGTTCGGTTTGATGAACCCCACAAGCCACACCTATTTTTGTATAAACACGCGACATTAATATTTGACGATTTTCATCCGAATCAGAACCTTTGGCCGTTAACAAATACAATATCAATTCCTCTACAGTAGGATAACCATAAACTAAAACTTCGGTTACATGTTGTTTCCAATTTACATACTTACGCACACGCTGGGCAACTCGCTGGCCATCGCTGCCAACATGGCTTTTAATACCTTTTGGGCCAATATCATTCACATGGTCGGCAGCAGCTTTTGTAAGCTCGGGAGACTCAATTAAATCTAAAGCGCCTGTGATATTATCAAGATAAGCCGTTACGCTTTCTAACACCTGCGGATTACCTTTGGTGATAGAAAGAAGAGCATTAAAATTTTCTTTTTTGCCAACATGATTTTCAAGCAAGATAGTTTTGTAATGG
It contains:
- a CDS encoding LOG family protein, which codes for MRDHLKQYIEESKTPQVRGLRILLEYFYAMEIFKPITDSGAKIVSVFGSARLKPHDEEYKKARKLGELLFNRGYAVVTGASFGIMQAANEGIADGIIKKLSKSKKYKSEKALINSTEYKEMIKRYSVGLKISLPFEPHNNPFVGVSATFHYFMVRKFFFGTLSKAFIACEGGWGTRDELFEVLTLVQTGKAPLMPISYITPDPEHILFDIQYAAKKGYINHEDIWLLDVVSDYRESVKLVDNFYRVVNKIEYDKNNNIVLTLRHTVNAADKKIVQHFLAKKSKSIFKSALFKENQIILTGFNFRSYGYLKKLIQELE
- a CDS encoding CAP domain-containing protein; the encoded protein is MKKIFILIFIVLFSFPAFAKRVPLDDKWDFLAKDKTDFVDFPVLQKKLLEEINKLRFNPQDYGTHYKTILLENHVGKKENFNALLSITKGNPQVLESVTAYLDNITGALDLIESPELTKAAADHVNDIGPKGIKSHVGSDGQRVAQRVRKYVNWKQHVTEVLVYGYPTVEELILYLLTAKGSDSDENRQILMSRVYTKIGVACGVHQTEQVMCDIILAVDVEPKTSSQTNSQPNVQAVQQPKTILALE